In Ovis aries strain OAR_USU_Benz2616 breed Rambouillet chromosome 13, ARS-UI_Ramb_v3.0, whole genome shotgun sequence, the following are encoded in one genomic region:
- the NET1 gene encoding neuroepithelial cell-transforming gene 1 protein isoform X3, protein MVAHDEVGGLLPIKRTIRVLDVNNQSFREQEEPSNKRVRPLARVTSLANLISPVRNGAVRRFGQTIQSFTLRGDSRSPASAQKFSSRSTVPVPAKRRSSTLWSETLDGSMKQSLTSREIRRQEAIYEMSRGEQDLIEDLKLARKAYHDPMLKLSIMSEEELTHIFGDLDAYIPLHEDLLKRIGKATKPGGTVEHIGHILVNWLPGLNAYKGYCSNQLAAKALLDQKKQDPRVQDFLQRCLESPFSRKLDLWSFLDIPRSRLVKYPLLLKEILRHTPKDHPDVQLLEEAILIIQGVLSDINVKKGESECQYYIDKLEYLDEKQKDPRIEASKMLLCHGELKNKNGHKLYIFLFQDILVLTRPVTRNERHSYQVYRQPIPVQELVLEDLQDGDVRMGGSFRGAFGNSDKAKNIFRVRFQDPSPGQSHTLQANDVFHKQQWFSCIRTAIAPFRQATSPSELHEECRENPTTTSNARAQRRASTTSSMTQGEADGDTAECWAPVHTADHTTGVKAPRAQTSLRKARDRAQVGGKRKETLV, encoded by the exons ATGGTGGCACACGATGAGGTCGGAGGTCTCCTGCCCATTAAAAGGACCATACGAGTCCTCGACGTGAACAACCAGTCCTTCCGAGAACAAGAG GAGCCAAGCAATAAAAGAGTGCGACCTCTAGCTCGGGTCACATCCTTGGCAAATCTAATCTCTCCTGTAAGAAATGGAGCCGTCAGGCGCTTTGGTCAAACAATACAG tcaTTTACCCTTCGTGGTGACAGCAGATCCCCAGCTTCAGCCCAAAAGTTTTCCAGCAGGTCGACAGTCCCAGTGCCTGCCAAGAGGAGAAGCAGCACCCTGTGGTCGGAGACGTTAGACGGCAGCATGAAGCAGTCTCTAACCTCCAGGGAGATCAGACGTCAAGAG GCAATCTATGAAATGTCCAGAGGGGAACAGGACTTAATTGAGGACCTCAAACTTGCAAGAAAG GCCTACCACGACCCCATGTTAAAGCTGTCTATTATGTCAGAAGAGGAGCTCACACATATATTTGGTGATTTGGATGCTTACATACCTCTGCATGAAG ATTTGTTGAAGAGAATAGGAAAAGCCACCAAGCCTGGCGGGACAGTGGAGCACATTGGCCACATTCTCGTGAACTGG TTGCCAGGCTTGAATGCCTACAAAGGCTACTGCAGTAACCAGCTGGCAGCCAAGGCTCTTCTGGATCAGAAGAAACAGGACCCAAGAGTCCAGGACTTCCTCCAGCGTTGTCTGGAGTCTCCTTTCAGCCGAAAACTGGATCTCTGGAGCTTCCTTGATATTCCTCGAAGCCGCCTTGTCAAATACCCTTTACTGTTGAAAGAGATTCTTAGACATACTCCCAAAGACCACCCGGATGTTCAGCTGCTGGAGGAGGCT atactAATAATACAAGGAGTTCTCTCTGATATCAACGTGAAGAAAGGTGAATCAGAATGCCAGTATTACATTGACAAGCTGGAGTATCTGGATGAAAAGCAGAAGGACCCTAGAATTGAAGCAAGCAAAATGTTGCTCTGCCATggggaactgaaaaataaaaacggACAT AAACTGTACATTTTCCTGTTTCAAGACATCTTGGTGTTGACTCGGCCTGTTACTCGAAACGAGCGTCACTCCTACCAGGTTTACCGGCAGCCCATCCCTGTCCAGGAGCTGGTCTTGGAAGACCTGCAGGATGGAGACGTGAGGATGGGAGGGTCCTTCCGAGGGGCTTTTGGCAACTCAGATAAAG ctAAAAACATCTTCCGAGTTCGCTTCCAAGACCCCTCTCCGGGCCAGTCCCACACTCTCCAAGCCAACGACGTGTTCCACAAGCAGCAGTGGTTCAGCTGCATCCGCACCGCCATCGCCCCTTTCCGCCAGGCCACCAGCCCCTCCGAGCTCCACGAGGAGTGCAGGGagaaccccaccaccaccagcaacGCCAGGGCCCAGAGACGGGCATCCACCACTTCTAGCATGACTCAGGGCGAAGCTGATGGAGACACTGCCGAGTGTTGGGCCCCGGTGCACACAGCAGACCACACGACGGGCGTGAAAGCACCCCGAGCCCAGACCAGCCTCCGCAAAGCCAGGGACAGAGCCCAGGTTGGTGGCAAGCGGAAGGAGACCCTAGTATAA